The Candidatus Caldatribacterium sp. region AGGAGGAAGATGTCCGCCTTTTCCGGCGGGTCGTCGGCCCATCTCTTGGGGTTAAGGCCGCAGGAGGTATTAAAACTCGGCTCCAGGCCCTTGCCATGATTGCAGCGGGGGCAAACCGCCTTGGAACCTCAACGGTGGGTATTCTCACAGGCGAAGGACCACGAGATCCCGCCCAATCTCCTGGTTGATGGTATCCCGCAGGGTGTGAAGAAAAGAAGGGCTGTACGGGGTAACATTTTTGGCTTCCTGGGAGAGGTTCTTCTCCCGGTGGAAGTTCTGCCAGTACCAGGCTTTTGCATTTCGGAGTACTTCGGCCATTTCCCGGAGAACCTCAAGGGTGTGGAAGGGGGGGTAGATGGTCGTTCGAATTTCGATCCGCTCCGGGTGGGCAAGGGCCTTTTCAAGAACCCTCTGCACCGAGTCCTCCTTTCCCCTGCCTCCGACGAGGTGGTACAACCGGAGGGGAACTTTGAAGTCGATACCCCAGAGGTCCACAAGGTCCCAGAGACTCAGGAATTCTTCGAAGAAACTCCCATTCGTGTCCACCTTGGTGAGGTATCCGAGCTCTTTCACTCTCTCAAGGAACGGACGACATTCTTTTGCGTAAAGAAGGGGCTCCCCTCCGGTGATGCAAATGGCGTCAAGGAGCCCCTGGCGTTTCTTGAGGTATTCGAGGACCTCCCCCTCCTCAATGAGGGGAAGGTCCCTCGCTTCCATAACGAGCTCCGGGTTGTGGCAGAAAGGGCAACGGAAGTTGCACCCGGCAACAAAAAGGACGGTGGCGATTCTTCCTGGATACTCGATGTAGCTTACTCTGTGCCATCCCCGAAAGACCATGCCGTCACCTCAGGGTGTATTCTCTGCGCTCGGCAAACTCTTCTTGTTTCCCTCGGTTCCAGCGCTGCACCGGGCGGTAGTACCCCACGACCCGAGAGTAGACTTCTGTCTCCTCACCGCACATGGGACAGATGCTTAATTTGCCTTTCAGGTATCCGTGCTTTGGGCAGACCGAAAAAGTTGGCGTGATGGTGAGGTAGGGAATCGGGTAGTTCTCGAAGACCCGACGGATG contains the following coding sequences:
- a CDS encoding anaerobic ribonucleoside-triphosphate reductase activating protein yields the protein MVFRGWHRVSYIEYPGRIATVLFVAGCNFRCPFCHNPELVMEARDLPLIEEGEVLEYLKKRQGLLDAICITGGEPLLYAKECRPFLERVKELGYLTKVDTNGSFFEEFLSLWDLVDLWGIDFKVPLRLYHLVGGRGKEDSVQRVLEKALAHPERIEIRTTIYPPFHTLEVLREMAEVLRNAKAWYWQNFHREKNLSQEAKNVTPYSPSFLHTLRDTINQEIGRDLVVLRL